The Arachis ipaensis cultivar K30076 chromosome B10, Araip1.1, whole genome shotgun sequence DNA window GAGCTGTTTTAATTGACAAATGATGGTTGTTGCATTACTGTTTCAAATTGTATAAttctgctttatccttgttaatggctgatttcatgccttgttttgattgagcaatgatgatgatggccttattctgagctgttttattagtgctgatttgattttagtgagttcatatgggttgattttgctgtttagcgctgctttatccttgttaatggctgatttcatgccttgttttgattgagcaatgatgatgatggccttattctgagttattttattagtgctgatttggttttagtgagttcatatgggttatttttgctgtttagtgctgttttatccttgttaatggctgatttcatgccttgttttgattgagcaatgatgatgatggccttattctgagctattttattagtgctgatttggttttagtgagttcatatgggttgattttgctatttagtgctgctttatccttgttaatggctgatttcatgccttgttttgattgagcaatgatgctgatggccttattttgagctgttttattagtgctgatttgattttagagagttcatatgggttgattttactgtttagtgctgctttatccttgttaatggctgatttcatgccttgttttaattgagcaatgatgatgatggtctTATTCTGAGCTAttttattagtgctgatttggttttagtgagttcatatgggttgattttgctgtttagtgctgctttatccttgttaatggttgatttcatgccttgttttgattgagcaatgatgctgatggccttattctgagctgttttattagtgctgatttgattttagtgagtttatatgggttgatgttgctgtttagtgctgctttatccttgttaatggctgatttcatgccttattttgattgagcaatgatgctgatggccttattctgagctattttattagtgctgatttgattttagtgagttcatatgtgttgattttgctgtttagtgctgctttatccttgttaatggctgatttcatgccttgttttgattgagcaatgatgctgatggccttattctgagctgttttatTAGTGGTGATTTGATTTTAGAGAGTTCATATGGGatgattttgctgtttagtgctgctttatccttgttaatggctgatttcatgccttgttttgattgagcaatgatgatgatggccttattctgagctattttattagtgctgatttggttttagtgagttcatatgggATGATTTTTAGTAGactgatgagacgcagaagctggtgaattaaaaattattaaaatggttacgttgcaagtatagttcttaactcaccgaaaatctgcctatcaatttagaagtatgtcacagagagtttgaattaaaaattactgggagttttaagtcccaggtcgtctcctaacgagttgcagaaaagtgtgctatcttattaatcaaatgttcaaagaagttgagttaagtaaattggaatttaaattgaggaaatttaattaatatgagtaaaagccttgactgggagttgattggttggaatttctactattgatggagtgattgtaagattaatttataattaatggttgttctgtttggttatcctttactaggtaagggaagtcaaacaagttagaatgccagatctgttcacaagttgcaacccacttagttcaaagggattggcgttggtgacaggatagcaatccaacatttaacccaattacaaattttcccttcaatccttccaactcaagagttccttttaatcaactccccatcaagtaaagaaactactcacgcattgtaaataataaatccatagcacatgaaagggaattaaaagaagacatgattattggaattgaaattgaattaaaaagaaataatccttgcattaattaatcataaaagtattcaaataacaaaattgaacaaaacaaagaacatggaagaatgaaaccatgttaagaaaacgaactagaatgacgaagtcttgatgatgaaataactcttctcaatgttccaatgctaagatcaattgaaaattaaaaattctaaaacctagagagaaaaacctaagagagtaaaactagatctaaaactgtctctCCATGAATGTGttgtttgtttctgcatattctctgactctagtctgctgttccgggccgagaactgggtcgaaatagggtccaaaattgcccccagcgaattctgcagattatacaGATTGCACAtgttacgcgatcgcgtcatccatgcggacgcgtcacttgcgcttttcctcgccacgcgttcacgtcgtccacgctaccgcgtcgcttgggctttccaatccgcgcggccgcgtgagccatgcggccgcgtcgctgcgatttgctctccttcgcNNNNNNNNNNNNNNNNNNNNNNNNNNNNNNNNNNNNNNNNNNNNNNNNNNNNNNNNNNNNNNNNNNNNNNNNNNNNNNNNNNNgcgtgagccatgcgaccgcgtcacttctcgctggttatctcctcaaattcttgtgtttcttccatttttgctagcttccttcccaatctctaactcattcatgccctataaaatctgaaacacttaacacacagatcacggcatcgaatggaataaaggagaattaaaattaaataattaaagtctctaggaagaagttttcaaacatgtaataaattccggaaagaaatctaatatgcatgctaatttaatgaataagtgggtaaggatcatgataaaaccacataattaaacataatataaaccataaaatagtggtttatcatagacattattagtattaaagatgtgtagttttatatttgatttttttctttttttactagAAAACTATGTTGAAGGGGAAATCGAACTTGATTAAGGTCAAATTTTTAAGAGCAAGTGTTACAGAGTAAAAGTCATGAACTTGTGGATCAGACATGATGATAAATCTATTTGCTACTtagctatttcaactcttctttgtTATATTTTTTGCAACATTAGATGATATAGTTTGAGGTTGTCATGATAGTATTGTGGTATTCTGAATGTGATTGTGGATCTTACAAtaatttttataagtcaaatttgatgaaaaatgaacaattatttttctttagtgactttattcaaatagtttagattatttattgactctaaataattaaaaaaatgaaattaatttcATTCACGAGAAAACtactattgtaaataaagaattatattacGAAAAATCGTTGTCAAAAGTTACAAAGGACAAGAGtgttaaaaccgttgccaaaaaatgacaccaacggtaacgctttaaaaccgttgtcttagatgactataaaatggcaatggttttaaaaccgttgccaaaaaaaCCAATGATAATGCTTTTAAACTGTTGTCTTAGACAACTATAAATTGGCAACAGTACAAAAACCGTTACCAAAAAACGATACCAACGGTAATGCTTTAAAACCGTTGCTGTTGTGGATAACAAAACTACTacagtttaaaaccgttgtcTATCCAGGTACAGTTCTAAACCATTGTATCATGAAAAAGAACGGTTTAAAACCGTTGTTTCTCGAGTAACGGTTTGaaaccgttgtttaaaatttgttttcaaaaccgttgcctataccagtaactttggcaacggttttttggTTACCattgccttaggtaaaaaaccgttgcctttgagcattggcaacggccgcatataccacaggtcaaaaaccgttgccaaagcgttACCTAAAGTTTAGGAAACGGTTTTTCAATAcacggcaacggtttttgaccgttgcgaaaagccttatttgttgtagtgtggcgttcagcgccaaaatGGGCATTCAGCGTCGGGAGGGGGAAGTTTTTGGTCCCTCTTGGGCGCTAAACACCGAGCAGCAATGATTccagaagaaaagtatagactattgtaTATCGTTGGAAAGCGCTAACAGTTGGCTTTCTAATGCCATTCAGatcgcatcaattggacctctgtagctcaagttatgctcattggaATGCAAgaaggtcagggttgacaacatctAATATTCTTTCTTCGTTGTTGCACAAAACTTTGCCAAATTCTCCTGAcatttacctgaaatcataaaaatactacaaaaactcaaagtagcatccaaagaggatttttgtactaaaatataataaaacttaataaaatctaactaaaaacaactaaaaCATGCTagaaaaaagggtataagatactCACGCATCAGTACAGGCGTACAGGCCGTCATAATATTTCAAAATCGGTTCCCAATCGTTTGGATTATGTGGTATGGTTTGGATTGTATCAAGTCTAAAAATTGTGTAAAATCTAATTAAGGGAAGGAAAAAAAATGATTTATTCCTTAAATGCGCATGGTTTGAAATTGTGCTCAAAATACGCACACCCATTTCATCCCTGTTCGACCACGAAATGGATTATAACTCCATTTCACAAGAAGTGTCCATGAAATGGACCTGCTGCATGTCAGAGAGCAACTCAAGCCCGCCTTCCACGAAATGAAACATATCACAGGGTGCATCCACGAAATGGCCAAGCCGTCCCTGGCACCAACGAATTGGTGGACATCAGCTGAGCCAACAACGAAATGCTCTTATATACTATGTTTCTATAATAAGcgagtttaattatttttagaagGCACTTCAATATatagaagagaaaaaaattatttgcTAGTATTTTAGCCATTCATCAGTTAAAGCAGTAATAAAAAGTCATCttaatttttgttatattttttaagtaATATCAAAATTTCTGTAATTATAGTCATCTTAATTTTCAGTGTTTGTTACTATAAAATAATAGGAAAATTTACGTAAATAAAATGTTTGGATTCTAATTTTATGCAAATACAACTTTTGAAATATGAAGATGCAAATGCATTTTTTTATATGACAAATgttgactttttttttattttttatagtgCTCTAATTTTTCaagtattttattaatttttatgatatttttattattttttgttaatataaATTCTTTTTTTCATCTTTTACTACATTGTATTTATGTTgtgtatgaaatttttttatttgattttattcatatgaattttatttgctttttattgtatttttttcatatgatatatgttgttggttttataaaatttttattatttcttatccgtatgattttttttatttctttgatgTACTCTAtaaaaaaagacaaaataaataaaaaattaatcataagTAACAATATAGccataaataatgaaaatttatagttcaaaataatactaaattaaagagtactgACAGTGCtagaaaaattatagaatattttctttttgtttgaaattataaaattgatagtACTCTCTTTCATATACAAAAAATTGTAAAtctgaaccaaaccgaaccaattatattttgatcggttcgattctaattttaccataaattCGAACCGaaccgacccgtgctcacccctaatcAACAGAAACCGCTGCTATCTATAGCAATTTTTGTGTTGCACCCTAACAATCTGCTGCTATCTATAGCGGATTATGTTCTTTTCgtaattttgataaatatttttaatatatttgatcAGTATATCTCTTATGCTTACCACCcaattgttacaaattatattaagagaagataagaaaaattcaaattgaCAAGTGTCATCGGATTCTACANNNNNNNNNNNNNNNNNNNNNNNNNNNNNNNNNNNNNNNNNNNNNNNNNNNNNNNNNNNNNNNNNNNNNNNNNNNNNNNNNNNNNNNNNNNNNNNNNNNNNNNNNNNNNNNNNNNNNNNNNNNNNNNNNNNNNNNNNNNNNNNNNNNNNNNNNNNNNNNNNNNNNNNNNNNNNNNNNNNNNNNNNNNNNNNNNNNNNNNNNNNNNNNNNNNNNNNNNNNNNNNNNNNNNNNNNNNNNNNNNNNNNNNNNNNNNNNNNNNNNNNNNNNNNNNNNNNNNNNNNNNNNNNNNNNNNNNNNNNNNNNNNNNNNNNNNNNNNNNNNNNNNNNNNNNNNNNNNNNNNNNNNNNNNNNNNNNNNNNNNNNNNNNNNNNNNNNNNNNNNNNNNNNNNNNNNNNNNNNNNNNNNNNNNNNNNNNNNNNNNNNNNNNNNNNNNNNNNNNNNNNtgtctcttttagtaatttttcatctaaaagtgattttgagtagtataatccaaaaaatatttattttactataatcaattttgatataaacataaatcacgttataTAGGCACTGCCTCCAGCAGTTTACGTACAAGTCTCCAAACACATAAACCGCTACTACCAGTAGCGATTTATGCATTTTCTCCATCAACAGCAAGGGTGAGCACGGAGAGTGGGCACTCGATTATCCGTCTAAACCCgtaccgaaccaattaaattggttctaaaattaataatatcattttatatatatataattaactcTATTTAATAGAATAagattttgttattattattgtttattaATGTAAAAGAATTTTATATAGATAAATAAccgtattaaaatttattatttaaaatattatctaAACATATAAATTTAATTGGATATTCGTGGAAAAAATTTTACATTCTCATgcatcaaaattaatatatatatatattccattgTTCCTCCAAGTTTTATGTATATCATCTGTTTGTTTTAATTCGTATTCAGTTCTAATATCTCACGCCTATATTTCGTGAATGCCCCTGTGATATGTTCCATTTCGTGGAAGGCGGACTTGAGTTGGTCTCTGACACACAGCAGGCCCATTATGTGGGCGCTTCTTGTGAAATAGAGTAAGAATCCATTTCGTGGTCGTCAAGAATGAAATGGGTCTGCGTATTTTGAGCACAATTTCAAACCATGCGCATTTAGGGAATAAATCATTTTTCCATGCGTATTTAGATAAAAAAGCCAGGAAAAATTGGGAGACAACATAGAATGAATTACACGCATAGCTTGCTGGGAATGCTCATGGGGTATTAATACGTCTCCAGGTGTTTGGATCTGGTGAGACATGTTGAAAATTAATCATATTCGGCTCAAGTTTGAAAATGTTCCCGAGGCTAGCCATCTGCAGTTCCCATCACCATAGAAAGCATTTTACttacaaaaaaaaatagttgCATGGTTATTAAATTTTTCGTCAACAAAATGCCTTATGAGTTACGTACTATAAGGCGTATGTTGCGCTCGCGCCTAGGTTCGGACTCTATGGTTGTGCAAACATCAAGAGCATAAACAGAAGCTCTTTTTACATCCAATAAGAGCATGTACCAAGTATCAGGTGGTTTGCAAATGGGTACAAATACCTGTTCAAACGAGCAGCAAAATAAAATAGCAGTTAAATAGATCCATATTGTGTGTGTGAATGCCAGATCAGTTACTAGTTCATGTTACACTTGGAGCAATCATGCCCAAACATCAAGATGAATATTCCTTACATGCTCAAGTTCTTGAGTTGGTGTCATCCAGCGTCTCACATAACTCTCTATTATATGTTCCATTGGAGTTTGGAACAAGATCTCAGTGGCAAAGGTTGACAGAAAGAACCAGCATCGCAGCACAGGGTTCGCTTTGGCTTGAAGTGAGGAAAGCATCGCAACAGTGTTCACGACCTATATTGGGTAAAAAAAATTCCAAGTTTTTTAGATTTACACAGTTACATTCATAAATCATTAGCTGTTGTTATTAGGAAAGAATGTTAAGTCAAGTTCCAAGGTTATTACATCAAAGTGGAGCATGAAATCGGGCCTGAGGGATAAGAACTTTCCACGAGGCAGAGTGAGCTCATAATGCTTAAATAAGTTCTCA harbors:
- the LOC107622545 gene encoding uncharacterized protein LOC107622545 isoform X2; amino-acid sequence: MPQRRSLFCRAGRGGRGRILAPNLENPVYHIAKVVNTVAMLSSLQAKANPVLRCWFFLSTFATEILFQTPMEHIIESYVRRWMTPTQELEHVFVPICKPPDTWYMLLLDVKRASVYALDVCTTIESEPRRERNIRLIVRNS
- the LOC107622545 gene encoding uncharacterized protein LOC107622545 isoform X3; this encodes MLHFDVVNTVAMLSSLQAKANPVLRCWFFLSTFATEILFQTPMEHIIESYVRRWMTPTQELEHVFVPICKPPDTWYMLLLDVKRASVYALDVCTTIESEPRRERNIRLIVRNS
- the LOC107622545 gene encoding uncharacterized protein LOC107622545 isoform X1, encoding MHVCCVCKETENLFKHYELTLPRGKFLSLRPDFMLHFDVVNTVAMLSSLQAKANPVLRCWFFLSTFATEILFQTPMEHIIESYVRRWMTPTQELEHVFVPICKPPDTWYMLLLDVKRASVYALDVCTTIESEPRRERNIRLIVRNS